The segment TTGAACTTCTGTTGGTCATACTATTTATTACAATTCATGCTCAAACCTGTATGATAATCCAAAATAAATCTTTGGCACCTGCACGGATCGAAGGGTGAAATGTCGAGCACAGGATTATAGGGCACTGGTGTAATGAGGACAACAAAAGAAACATGTCACGCAAGGAAGAGGCTGACAGCAGGCCATAAACAACAGGCCATAAAACAGGTCATAAACACAGGACATAAACAACAGGCCATAAACAGCAGGACATAAACAACAGGCCATAAAACAACAGGCCATAAACAGCAGGACATAAACAGCAGGACATAAACAGCAGGCCATAAACAGCAGGCCATAAACAGCAGGACATAAACAGCAACCACTGGTAAGAAGATATAAAGGGGGTGAAATTAGATTGAAACATGGCTGAGTCTGGGGGTCATAATGGGGGTTCGAAACATAGCTGAGTCTAGAGGTCATAGTGGAGGGTCAAAACATGGCGGAGTCTGGGGGTCATAGTAGAGGATCAATGTGGAAACCTGGATTGAAGAGGCGGGGAAGCTACAGGTTGCTCCCCCAACTGTACATATGAATTAATGACACTAGCTAAAACATGAGGTAACGTTACAAATAATCCTCCAACTAATGTGGCTTGGGCAACTCCCTGAGCTCTTGCAATATCAAATACACTAGTATACGAACTCAACTGTTGATATATGCAGCCCAAGTACTAGTGAGAGTGGTTGTAGACGCTATGCAAATCATACCAATCTTACATGATTGTGTTAggtattatttcatttataattgaGGCCTACCCGTCTCTTTAGCATCATGCCAGTAGTTCACATATCTTGGTGCTTTACACACAGATGGTTCCCATCTCTAAAACTCCATCCATTAGGATGTCAAGACACAATGCAGAAGCAGCAGCACAGTGGGTGTCAGGAGACGCAGAGCACCGTCAGAGAGCGTGGTGACCGAGTCATATTCTGGCTGTACCCATTTATACTCACACTTATATAGGGAATACAGTAGTTCTCTTGTACTGTCCATTGGTATGTTCAGTGACTGCGCTGTattgtcctctcttctctgatACTCTCTATGTGCACTGCACTATTGAGATCGCATGATAGAACGCCATTAACGCAGCGACTTTAAAGAGATGGTCGAGTGAGATAATCTCTACAAGCAGACCCAATGTACTATAACATATGAGGACCTCGAAAGCAGCAACGCCTATAATCCACTCAGACACTAGGTTGATATCATAATACATTGAGCTAGTTAAACAGCCAGCACCCTATATACAGTAATACCATGCCATATCTTACTATGAGCCAGCCGTTGCTTAATATGCAGATAGTCCTTGAAACATGATACGCTAGAAGAACTTGAACAGTCGCAGCTGAAAGCGAGATGGTTTAGACATGCTAGACAGCGAACTTCGACTAGATAATGCAGTCGACGCGTGCGTGATATGATGGATTTGGTGCATGAGTGCAGTAGCGTTTATAGGCCTGTTGTAGTACTGAAAGCTGACGCTTGTGAAAAGTATCTGTTTCATGCTGAACAGCACAGGTAGCTGAGCGGAAGTTTGCCTGTCCTGTATTAATTGTTGTATTCTGGCACATTGTCCTAGCTGTCTCAGAGTGGGAAACTGGTGTTGTTTTAGTTGTCAATATGAAAGCAACTTGCGCTAGTTTGTGGCGTTTTGAGCATATCACGCTGCTCATGTTATCAGCGGTCTCTTGTTGTCTTCTACTCTTTTTAGCACGACATTGATTACAGATATAAGATTCTCTTCATTCTTATTTGTATTAAGGTTTTTCATGTGTTATTAACTACTCATTACACACAGTGATATCACTCTTTAAATATCCGTCTGCTCTTGAGATCTATGTTGATACAGGTACCTGTATATGTAGGCTCGCCACATATGTCTCTCCTCTGATAATCGAGCGCGTCTTTCGTAGTCCTGCAGTCCAGTGTTATCCGCCTATCACACACGGTCTTGGGCGTCTTCAATTTCTATGCAGAACTGAGGTGGTCACTTACTTCTATGAACGTTAGTCCGGATTTTAATGCACGCCACTAGCCGAATAACGCTCCAACTTTGAGAGTGACTGTTTTCCAGCAAGTATTAATCTCTTGCTCTTACGTTCATTTGCCTAGCTTATTTTGTGAATTCGTTGATAATTTTTGTCAAAATTAtaatttaattaaaatgtatgtTACATCGAAAATGCGATAggcctgtgtgtgagtgagagatgaTACCAAATGGGCTTTTTTCAGACAGAAGACGGGCGAAGACCCGACCATGAACTGCTTGATATCGACATCGTTGTTATACTCATATGCATCGACAAGATTCTTCAAATGACTAACACCGAGGTTACTGATATTCTTGATGATTGTGGACAAACATACGAGAGAGTGCACGAGACATTGCTGCACAGTAAAACACGGTCAACAAGACGGGTTCTCAGCTGGGCTGTAGCCTATGTAATGCCCCTCTACATCGGTTGCTCTCGTTTGGTTGAAGCGAGGATTGGGTCGACTCTTTCGGATATACACTCTCTCAAGTTGATTTGTCTACTAGCTGATCAATTGATAAATTTGACGATAGAGTATGGCACGCGCAAATATATAGTGAGGAGTGATACGCTTCAGTTAAATCATGGCATATCTATATCTTTCTTATCGCGGTTTTCGAGAGCACAGATTACGGCTGAATTCGGTCAGGATGGTAATGTGCGTAACTTCTCTACTTGTGAGTACCTAGACCCAAAGCCGTCGTCCTACTTGAGGCCACTAGGAGGTCCGGCTTACTACAATCTATAGGTCTTATGTCTGAGCCTTATGCGTATGGAGAACTAACCGTTCTCTATCTTTGTCACTGGCCTTTAATCGTTCGACGCGGCCAGGTCACAGGCGTGCATCGAGACTCGTCAGAGCGCGACTGTTTATTTGATGGTTCGCACTGCTCCTATTTATATGTATCACCACTTATAGGCACTCAACTCTTAATAACCTACTAATTAGGTAATATATTGGTTttcacagcacacaccacatgtCAATAAGAGAACTCGAGGGTCTATAGGGACTACAAGACTGGATGTAAATTAACTGTTAGACTAATCATATATTTGACTAAACTACACTGAGCTTGTTCTCCTACGGGGTGAGTTCTTGGAGGGCAAAGAGGACATTTTCAGGACTCGCGAGGGAAGACCGTTCCTGATACATCTAAGGTGAGTTCATAGTCTGAAGAAGAAATTTCCCAATCTATGCCTTGCCGTTATAGGGTCCTGTTTTACTGGTCAGGTCAGTCAGGAAAAAACCCTGCCACTACTCAGTAGTGATGCggaggttgactcataacccgcagtgCCGGCTATGTTATGCGTGATGATTGTGAGGGGCTATACAAATTCGATAGTCACAAGACAACTTTAAATAGGGAAgttcaagggaactgtagcctactgttcagatgggttaaatggaagctgaaatcggggcggcaggtagccttggactagtaactgaaaggttgcaagctcgaatccccgagctaaaaAGGTAAACATctgacgttctgcccctgaacaaggcactgttcctaggccatcattgaaaataagatttttttctcaactgacttgcctggttaaataaagtttttatttttttattaatctggcagactgtaggtctataaccttcAGTGGTTGataaagtacccagttgtcatacttgagtaaagatctacttgattaaaagtatttggtttagaatatacttaagtatcaaagtaaatgtaattacaaaaatatacttatgtatcaaaaataaaagtataaataatttcaaattccttttaaTAAGCAAACCAGATCCTTTTAATAAGCAaaccattttcttcttctttttttttacagatagccagaggcacactccaacataatttacattTAGTGAGTCCggaagatcagaggcagtagggatgaccagggatgttctgttgataagtgcgtgaatttgacaatttctgtcctgctaagcattcaaaatataacgagtacttttgagtgtcaaggaaaatgtatggagaaaagGTACATTATTTTCTGTAGGAATGtagtcaagtaaaagtgaaagtagtcaaagatataaatagtaatgtaaagTACTGTAACYgcagccttcctcctcttcgtctgaggaggtgtagcagggatcggaccaagacgcagcgtagctcgtgttcaacatgatttaataatgacgattaaacagtgaacacttacaaaatacaaaataacaaaagtggcttaccgatacagccctatctggtgcagagaaaacacagagacaggaaacaaccacccacaaatccccaacacaaaacaagccacctatatatgattcccaatcagagacaacacaaaacatctgcctctgattgagaaccatattaggccaaacatagaaacggacaaacaagacacacaacatagaatgcccacccagctcacgtcctgaccaacactaaaacaagcaNNNNNNNNNNNNNNNNNNNNNNNNNNNNNNNNNNNNNNNNNNNNNNNNNNNNNNNNNNNNNNNNNNNNNNNNNNNNNNNNNNNNNNNNNNNNNNNNNNNNNNNNNNNNNNNNNNNNNNNNNNNNNNNNNNNNNNNNNNNNNNNNNNNNNNNNNNNNNNNNNNNNNNNNNNNNNNNNNNNNNNNNGATGTCAGCACTATTTCTTATTGCTACAAGTCTGTGTGTCTGGTATGGCTGGTGCTGTATGGACTTGGTGTTATGGGACTGTGCTTGTATGGACTGTGCTGTTATGGACTGCCACTCTCATGGTTcacctgactgactggctgacccaGTGAAGAGACAGGAACAGGACTGCCCAGGGCAAACCGGGAAACATACCAGAACATAAAAAGGTTTGTTATACAAACATTTAGGACGTTCTCCTAAACATCACAAAAACGCACCACATCTGTACAACCACATCCCAAACAGTTCGTTACCGTTTCCTGGTAATGTAATAACCACAATGTACCAGCAAGTTTCTTAAGAAACAGACTACTGCAACAAAATGTATGCGcaatgttctgggaacgttcttgcaacatcaggcgaaTGTTTCTATACAAACATTGTGTAaatcatcagcacaactggaacaagtttttgtgttatgataaCATTTCCGCAACGTAACAAATGTTCTGGGAATTTTTCAGACGAAACAATTTTGGTTTGTTAGaccgcccttctctctctcgccctctcgctcctttcgctctcgctctctctctcgctctctctcgctctctctcgcttctctctcgctctctctgtgtgtaactgATGGTTGTGTTGAGAAGTTTTTATTATTGTGTGGGGGGTGAATGTCTGCACCCTTTGCGTACCTGATGGATTGTGTTGATCTGCAGTTCCTACTATTACTATTATCTGGTTTGTAGTCATGTTATCAGTAAGCTGTAGGATGGTATATCAGTAGTAGAATCTTTCTGTTACAACAGCAAGGAGAATTTACTCAAACGAAAGGCAGTTTGGCTCATGGATTTACTCTTGACAGTAGCAGAAGGAGAAGGATGTGAGCAGACTTTTGAGACTTCGGGAAGACATGAATTCATATTCTTCTCAGCTTTTTAAATGATCACTGTTCAAGGATTTCACAGAGACACATTAACAGCCCCACAGTAGGCTTGAGCCGAATGCATTATATTTCAGTGAAGTTAAATTAAAATGTGAGATGCCCATATACTCTTtgccaataaaaaaaagtttgataCATTGTAAGGATGAATTCAAAAACGGTTCTTGTTTTCATATTGTACTTTATTTCAAAAACGTTGTATCACCCCACAGAATTCCCTCTGTTGACCACAGTTTTCTCATACTGATTTGTTCACTCAAAGTCTGCCCTGAAGCGCTCACAAAACCCACCTTATTTAAGTGCACCTCACCCTGGTCCCAGTCTAACCAGGAGATCTTGGCACTGAACATTCTATTCTATAACTTAATTCATTTTAAcattatataaaaaattaaaccCAAATCCTATTATAGAAGCCTATGTGTCTTTTGTTTGAATGTTTCTCTAAATTGAAACTAAATGTTTTCATATTTATGATGTttaaatttaacacatttgctgaCAATAtgttacagacgtgtttaatatgtTATATGTACACCCTCTATTTGAATACTTAGGGAAATGCACGTTGTTATATTTTGGTAACACTTACTTATTTTCCATCGAGGGTCCAACCCCATTCGATGGCCATTGTGGGTTGCAAGCTATGTCTACATAGGGTGTGCTAattaaaaaaaactcacaaaaataGCTCTTGACGAAGGCCGTTGAGCGCCGTTATGTTAAAGCTTattaaaggttagtgatacaaGCAAGAGGCATTGTGCggtgtttctctttttttctcatctGACATATGTTTCAAAAAATTTATATACATAATCAGATTTTTTTGCGAAAGAAAAATATCTCGAACCAAAAAATGTAGCAGAACACACGTGCAGCTTTGCTCCTCAATTGCACTGCCAACATCATTCTGGATCTTGAACTTCTGTGGTCATACTATTATTACAATTCATGCTCAAACCTGTATGATAAGCCAAAATAAATCTTTGCACCTGCACGGATCGAAGGGTGGAAATGTCGAGCACAGGATTATAGGGCACTGGTGTAATGAGGACAAAACAAAGAAACATGTCACGCATAGGAAGAGGCTGACAGCAGGCATAAACAAACAGGCCATAAAACAACAGGTCATAAACAGCAGGAACTAAAACAAACCAGGCCATAAACAGCAGGACATAAAACAACAGGCCATAAACAACCAGGCCAATAAACAGCAGGACATAAACAGCAGGACATAAACAGCAGGCCATAAACAGCAGGCCATAAACAGCAGGGGACATAAACAGCAACCACTGGCGTAGAAGATATAAAGGGGGTGAAATTAGATTGAAACATTGGGCTGAGTCTGGGGGTTCATAATGGGTTCGAAACATAGCTGAGTCTAGAGGTATAGTGGAGGGTCAAAACATGGCGGAGTCTGGGGGTCATAGTAGAGGATTCAAATGTGGAAAACCTGGCGGCGGGGAAGCTACAGGTTGCTCCCCCCAACTGTACATATGAATTAATGACACTAGCTAAATACAGAGGTAACGTTACAATAAATCCCAACTAATGTGGCTTGGGGCAACTCCCTGAGCTCTGCATACAAATGTTGTTCTGTTGAAACAGCCCAATAATGATGGGTGAGTactgcaatcaatcaatcaaatgatgtatattttatttctttataaagccctttttacatcagcagtagtCACACGGTGCTTTACAGATGCCCAGTCTAAAACKccaaagagcaagcaatgcagaagcagaAGCACAGTGGGCAGAACACCAGGCTCAGAGGGCTGCCAGTCCTATTCTGGCTGTACCATTATAAACTTAATTTATATTAATACAGTASTTTCTGTAGTCATGTATGTTGTCTGTGTTTTRCCCCCRTGATTTTAAGTGACTGAtgatgcagaagacacatttaagAGACTAAAAGAGGAACTGGTTCTAAACAGAACCAGGAACTACATGAGCTGAAAGCAGACCTAAACATAACCAGGAACTACATGAGCTGAAAGCAGACCTAAACAGAACCAGGAACTACATGAGCTGAAAGCAGACCTAAACAGAACCAGGAACTAAATGAGCTGAAAGCAGAGGTGGACATGCAGAAGCAATACGAGCAGAAAGCAGAGGTGGACAGAGGTGTGCAGAAGCAGTACGAGCTGAAAGCTSAGTTTGAAAGACTGTTTCAGSAACAGAAGGAGACGAAAGTTCCTGCTGTCTATATTTGTAttctgcacattttacagtggagACTGGTGTTGTATAGCATTGAAAAACTCAGTTGGCTTTGCACAGTGCACATTATGGGCTTTGTGCATTTTATAACATTTAAGATAAAATCCTATTCTATTATAAAGGTTCATTGTATAATAAAGATATCATCTTTAAATTATCGTCTGCTTGAGATCTGTGTACTGGACTGTAATACAGTGGCCAATAAGCTCCTCCTGAATATGGCGTCTTCTGCTCTGATTTTACGTCACGGGGGGCGTTCCCATTTTATGCAGAATTCAGTACGGCGCTATGGTGTCACTTGACGTTTCGGATTTTACGCACGAAACCCCTTTGCTGTATTCCCGCAAGTATTATGCTKTTGCTTTACGTTCATTTAGCCTAGGCTTATTTTGTGAAATTCGTTGATATTTtgtcaaaatataatttaattgaaatgtatgtTACATTCGAAATGCGATAggcctgtgtgtgagtgagagatgaTACCAAATGGGCTTTTCAGACAGAAGACGGCGAAGACCCSATCCATSAACTGCTTGATATCGACCTCGTTTTATTTGTCATATTCTATTCAAGGTTCTGTATTCTGATGTCGACAACATGAGAAAGGCATTCATAAAACACGTCAAAAGGTTTCCGTGGCTTACCAACGTAACCCTCTACGGTTGCCTGTTTGCCGGTGGGGATTTCGTTCACCAGGTGTTCTCGCGCAATGAAAAAATGGACTGGAGGCACACGCGCAATGTGGCAGTGGTCGCTTTCAGTTTCCATGGCAAGTTTCATGCGCAACTTAACTTCTTCTGGGATGCGGTTTTTGGAGCGCAAGATTTTCCCGGGAATTCGGTCAGGATGGTTGTGCGTAAACTTTTCTTGGACCAGACCACAGCCGCTCCTCTGGCCACTAGTGTATTCTACACAGGTTAGTCAGAGCGATCGAGAACAAAGTTCACTCTGTCTGTATGTAGGCCTGAGGTCACGTGAAAGACTCGAACAGATTTGAGCTCCATATATGACATATCGGATATTTAAAACCTACTAATGTTGGTTTCAACCAAATAAAGTAGCCATTCAAGTAAATTGTTGTCTCTAAATGTAGACTAATATATATTTGACTAAACACACTGAGCTGTGTTCTCCCTAGGGGTGAGTTTCTTGGAGGGCAAAGAGGACATTTTCCAGGACTGGAGGGAGAAGTTCCTGAATACATATAAGGTGAGTCTATAGTCTGAAGAGAAATTCCAATCATGCCTGCCGTTATAGGGTCCTGTTTTACTGGTCAGGTCAGTCAGGAAAAAACCCTGCCACTACTCAGTAGTGATGCgcaggttgactcataacccgcagtgCCGGCTATGTTATGCGTGATGATTGTGAGGGGCTATACAAATTCGATAGTCACAAGACGACTTTAAATAGGGAAgttcaagggaactgtagcctaatgttcagatgggttaaatggaagctgaaatcggggcggcaggtagccttggattagtaactgaaaggttgcaagctcGAAATCCCCGAGCTAAAAAGGTAAACATctgacgttctgcccctgaacaaggcactattgccaaaattagaatttgttctcaactgacttgcctggttaaatttaaaaaataaataaatctggcagactgtaggtctataacctccaGTGGTTGAACAAGTACCCaggtgtcatacttgagtaaagatctacttgattaaaagtatttggtttagaatatatcaaagtaaatgtaattacaaaaatatacttaagtatcaaaataaaagtataaatcatttcaaattccttttaaTAAGCAaaccattttcttatttttttaaatttacagatagccagaggcacactccaacattccaACATAATTTACATTTAGTgattccgccagatcagaggcagtagggatgaccagggatgttctgttgataagtgcatgaatttgacaattttcctgtcctgctaagcattcaaaatgtaacgagtacttttgagtgtcaaggaaaatgtatggagaaaaggtacattattttctgtaggaatgtagtgaagtaaaagtgaaagtagtcaaaaatatatatagtaatgtaaagtacagatgcccccAAAAACTACATAAGtactactttcaagtatttttacttaagtactttacaccactgataaccTCTCatatagccttaatattaactaCTGCAGAATAGTACTTTCTGGAAGTAAAATAATACACCACATGTAGGCAAAATGTTGccttgggaacaggagtggagaaatatgagtAATtttttcagcatcttgagagaatgagaATGCTCAGTTAGATATCATCTGTAGAGGTGGTATCTTTATCAGCGTCATAAAATAtgagtatttcaaccacataaaatatgcaagCCTatctgaaatcttatcagaaacatgttgggtcttttcacagctttctatttccttacaaccagtcaaactgatgccatttggacattttgcacaggaaaTCTTtcccatttagtttttttgttgttgagttattGTGTTTTCTCCACAGTCCCTAAACATCTTTGCTCCGTGAAAGAAGATGACAGAGAAAactttactgatgtcaactagattgaagcattcattctatcgatttatgacattctggtgagcgagggtttatttagtcttctagggcaacatataatgacagaatagaagctgaatgtatctaattatagacaagttgactaacaaatagcctaccaaaatgtacAAATCGCCCTCCAAAGATGTCAAAAGTTATAAGCAAGAAACATCTAaaccatgcaacaacaaaaaatcctgcaCAAACTGTCCAAAATTGTTTCCGCCAtctttgactgtagcctacaacgcattttctatatttgcgtGTTAGATTTTCACTTATTCACATATAGTCAGCCCCCttctttttttattctttttttggggggaggggaggtACTTTTCACCCTTTTtcgccccaatttcgtgatatccaattggtagttacagtcttgtcccatcgctgcaacggcgacggtcgagagccatgcgtcctctgaaacacgaccccacCAAGCCCacttgcttcttgacacactgctcgcttaacccggaagccagccRcaccaatgtgtcggaggaaacaccgtacagctggcgaccgaagtcagcgtgcatgcgcccggcccatcacaaggagtcgctagagcgcaatgggacaagaactTCCCAGCCGYcaaccctcccctaacctggagcTGTCTAAAAACAGCCCAAAGTCTAAAAACATGGACAAAGTCTGATCTTGTAATGGTTGCTATGCTTTTCTCTTGCAGACTGGACTCATGTTCTGGCCATTCATGCAGGTAAATGACTGTCTTTGTATAATCATATCTTAGTGTATTATGAAAGCCTTGAACAACGCACATCCTATCCACCCAGTACTACTAACTTGAACAATGTCAATCATTATGGTTTCATGATATATTTACTGTATCCCATGAACATTTATAAATGTATAATGAACAAGACTTTGCTCTCTCACCTACCTcccactcttcctcctctcccctcatctcttctttcccctctctcttagTTCCTGAACYTTTCCATGGTGCCGCTGTACATGCGGACCACCTTCACAGGGTGCTGTGCCTTCGTCTGGGCCACCTTCTTGTGTTTTTCACRTCAGAGTGGGGACGGCACGGCTAACGCCGCCCTCGCATGGATGTTTAGTCCAAAACAGGATACGACGACAGAGCCTGAAGCGGAGAAACTAGGGCCCAAAGTGGACCAGACAGGGCCAAAAGTGGACCAGACAAGGCCCAAACTAGACACAGAAGGACCCAAACCGGAGAACCCAAGCTCCAAAGAGGAGACACAAACACCCACTGTTAAGCAGGACGACCAAGCACGAACAAAGGAGGTGGAGGCTAGTTTGAACAAGGGCG is part of the Salvelinus sp. IW2-2015 unplaced genomic scaffold, ASM291031v2 Un_scaffold2333, whole genome shotgun sequence genome and harbors:
- the mpv17l gene encoding LOW QUALITY PROTEIN: MICAL-like protein 2 (The sequence of the model RefSeq protein was modified relative to this genomic sequence to represent the inferred CDS: inserted 1 base in 1 codon), whose translation is MRKAFIKHVKRFPWLTNVTLYGCLFAGGDFVHQVFSRNEKMDWRHTRNVAVVAFSFHGKFHAQLNFFWDAVFGAQDFPGNSVRMVVRKLFLDQTTAAPLATSVFYTGVSFLEGKEDIFQDWREKFLNTYKTGLMFWPFMQFLNXSMVPLYMRTTFTGCCAFVWATFLCFSXQSGDGTANAALAWMFSPKQDTTTEPEAEKLGPKVDQTGPKVDQTRPKLDTEGPKPENPSSKEETQTPTVKQDDQARTKEVEASLNKGAQTDTTPSQEKGPQTSTDSKHTFPQPIKVIVYHKSIPAMELKKSISDTERSLKSYGSVSETEWTKDKGQSDVSMAESIMSPDEIEXEMARIQRLREVLVRRESELRFMADDIQLCKDIMSLKQELRKVVTVPEREKTKKQRQWEEELILKIHKLVQKRDFLVDDAEVERLR